One window of Arcobacter sp. F2176 genomic DNA carries:
- a CDS encoding SIMPL domain-containing protein, with the protein MKKTLLILAFWGSFLSLNATTISLNESFTNTAKTTSYKINVSAENQSPSFDTIQNNMESILKKVKDLKEHKNLECSGGKYSINPNIVYINNKKENKGYISNINFTCTYDDTKSLNEFINYLNKSNINKTSIGTSNPILTEEEMLVSYRKLENQAFTFGIDYAKNLEKLFSNKTCSIKDINISKDQRYTPVLRNTLMEASALSKTSSIAKPIDDSLEVKINTNYTFLCK; encoded by the coding sequence ATGAAAAAAACACTACTAATATTAGCATTTTGGGGATCATTTTTAAGTCTAAATGCAACAACAATCTCATTAAATGAAAGTTTTACAAATACTGCAAAAACTACAAGCTACAAAATTAATGTTTCAGCAGAAAATCAAAGTCCAAGTTTTGATACTATACAAAATAATATGGAATCAATATTAAAGAAAGTAAAAGATTTAAAAGAACATAAGAATTTAGAATGTAGTGGAGGCAAATACTCGATAAATCCAAATATTGTTTATATCAATAATAAAAAAGAAAATAAAGGGTATATTTCTAATATTAATTTTACTTGTACATATGATGATACTAAAAGTTTAAATGAATTCATAAATTATTTGAATAAATCAAATATAAATAAAACATCAATAGGTACTTCTAATCCGATTCTTACAGAAGAAGAGATGTTAGTTTCATACAGAAAGTTAGAAAATCAAGCTTTTACTTTTGGAATTGATTATGCAAAAAATTTAGAAAAATTATTTTCTAATAAAACTTGTAGCATTAAAGATATTAATATTTCTAAAGATCAAAGATATACACCTGTACTTAGAAATACGCTTATGGAAGCTTCAGCTTTGAGTAAAACATCTAGTATTGCTAAACCTATTGATGATTCTTTAGAAGTTAAAATAAATACAAACTATACTTTTCTTTGTAAATAA
- the dauA gene encoding C4-dicarboxylic acid transporter DauA, with the protein MKNNIFSGLTVGIIALPLSMALAIAVGVPPQNGLYTAIIAGILASIFGSSKINISGPTAAFVVILIPIVHEFGLVGLLLCGLMSGFILVLMGLFKLGNLIELIPYPVTVGFTTGIAVVIATFQIKDFFGLKIESFTGHFYEKVYTLIKAFPTFQINELIVGIITLGLLILWPKVKTKIPAPLIALSIVTIGVYLFNSNNPDIQISTIFSTFSYQIGEIKGNGIPPIPLQFNIPWANYSMADLNLDLLYKLLPHSIAIAILGALESLLCAVISDGMTNNRTNPNKELIGQGIANIVVPFFGGIPATAAIARTVVNIKSGGTAKISSIIHSIFILFSILFFASYLSFLPMASLSALLLVVAWNMSEVKHFIKIIKVAPKHDVYVLLVCFSLTVLLDMQIAVAVGMGLASILFIKRTIELYSIELINKEHSIVHENIPNDIAIYNINGPMFFGAAQNALKILISTKEDIKIVILNMEHVTMIDMTALVAIESMIENFERNEKVLIITGVNKRIMNKLNKFGIIFDSKKLILKPDIDSALKFYN; encoded by the coding sequence ATGAAAAACAATATATTTTCAGGTCTAACCGTTGGAATTATTGCATTGCCATTATCTATGGCATTAGCAATTGCAGTTGGTGTTCCACCACAAAATGGTCTTTACACTGCTATTATCGCTGGTATATTAGCATCTATATTTGGTAGCAGTAAAATAAATATTTCAGGACCAACTGCTGCTTTTGTAGTCATCTTAATTCCAATTGTACATGAATTTGGACTTGTTGGACTTTTATTGTGTGGATTAATGTCAGGATTTATTCTTGTTTTAATGGGATTATTTAAACTTGGGAACTTAATAGAACTAATTCCTTATCCTGTTACTGTTGGATTTACAACTGGTATTGCTGTAGTAATTGCTACTTTTCAAATAAAAGATTTTTTTGGTTTAAAGATTGAATCTTTTACTGGTCATTTCTATGAAAAAGTTTATACTTTAATCAAAGCCTTTCCTACATTTCAAATCAATGAATTAATTGTAGGAATAATAACTTTGGGCTTATTAATATTATGGCCAAAAGTAAAAACTAAAATACCAGCTCCTTTGATTGCTTTATCAATAGTTACAATAGGAGTTTATTTATTTAACTCAAATAATCCAGATATTCAAATATCGACTATTTTTTCAACTTTTAGTTATCAAATAGGAGAAATAAAAGGAAACGGAATTCCCCCTATTCCTTTGCAGTTCAATATTCCTTGGGCTAATTATTCGATGGCTGATTTAAATTTAGATTTATTATATAAATTATTGCCACATAGTATTGCAATTGCCATATTAGGTGCTTTAGAATCGTTATTATGTGCTGTAATATCAGATGGAATGACAAACAATAGAACAAATCCAAATAAAGAGTTAATAGGACAAGGAATAGCAAATATTGTAGTTCCTTTTTTTGGAGGTATACCAGCAACTGCTGCAATTGCTAGAACTGTTGTAAATATCAAATCAGGTGGAACAGCAAAAATTTCTTCGATTATTCATTCTATATTTATTCTTTTTTCAATACTATTTTTTGCTTCATATTTATCATTTTTACCTATGGCTTCACTTTCTGCTTTACTCTTAGTTGTTGCTTGGAATATGTCAGAAGTCAAACACTTTATAAAAATAATAAAAGTAGCACCCAAACATGATGTTTATGTATTATTAGTATGTTTTTCTTTGACTGTACTTCTTGATATGCAAATTGCTGTTGCTGTGGGAATGGGACTTGCTTCTATTTTATTTATAAAAAGAACTATAGAATTATACTCTATTGAACTTATTAATAAAGAGCACTCTATTGTTCATGAAAATATTCCAAATGATATTGCTATTTATAATATCAATGGACCTATGTTTTTTGGTGCAGCACAAAATGCTCTTAAAATACTAATTTCTACAAAAGAAGACATAAAAATTGTTATTTTAAATATGGAGCATGTAACAATGATAGATATGACTGCTCTTGTTGCAATAGAATCAATGATAGAGAACTTTGAAAGAAATGAAAAAGTTCTTATAATAACTGGCGTAAATAAGAGAATAATGAATAAATTAAATAAATTTGGGATTATTTTTGATTCAAAAAAATTAATTTTAAAACCTGATATTGATTCAGCACTAAAATTTTATAACTAA
- a CDS encoding cache domain-containing protein, producing MKFFDNEKNILNLIKYGAIIPVIIFSFIITYIFIEQKKQDVKKEVDILKTNYLNENKKIVRYEVLNIISLINDEISKSEENLKKTIKEKVYEAYKVANILYTEESNEFSNEQTRSKKRILTTIKHALTGMSYNNNRGYFFIDDINGVKILQPFNKEFEGKNMLDYEDAKGYKFVKKITQTIKNKNEAFDKYYWYKPNNKTHAYEKISFYKYFEPYNVVIGTGEYTMDFQEKVKKKVLEWITRFRYNENGYIFVYDLNGNCLSDIRTECIGQNRLKVKNSKGDFVVKDILNFAKTNKEGYLDYLSTYNANYKSSAKISYIKLFEKWNWVIGNGFYLDRLNEVIKQREIELTKNSKQVINKILIISSIMTLFLIAISFYVSNIIATKFKEYRKNLDLETKKTIEKEMLLIQQSKMAIMGEMIGNIAHQWKQPLNLISMSNSLLRLNKEDESHNSEEEINEAIDNIDNSVIHLTTTIDDFRNFFNPSKEKTYFNIETIFEKTLKLISSEFKTSNIEIIKNIKETYLSGYQNELLQVFINIIKNAKDEFIKSPHKTQKQYVFIDVFEDNTFLYIKIKDTNGGIPKDILSDVFKPYFTTKKDMGGTGIGLYMSKQIITNMNGEINATNEEFQYNNETYVGAQFSIKLPKNCK from the coding sequence ATGAAATTTTTTGATAATGAAAAAAATATTTTAAATTTAATTAAATATGGAGCAATAATACCTGTAATAATATTCTCTTTTATTATTACATACATATTTATTGAACAAAAAAAACAAGATGTTAAAAAAGAAGTTGATATTTTAAAAACGAACTATTTAAATGAAAACAAAAAAATTGTTAGATATGAAGTATTAAATATCATCTCTTTAATAAATGATGAAATAAGTAAATCAGAAGAAAATTTAAAAAAAACTATCAAAGAAAAAGTATATGAAGCATACAAAGTAGCAAATATACTTTATACAGAAGAATCAAATGAGTTTTCAAACGAACAAACAAGATCAAAAAAACGCATACTAACTACTATAAAACATGCATTAACAGGAATGTCTTACAATAATAATAGAGGTTATTTTTTTATAGATGACATAAATGGTGTTAAGATATTACAACCCTTTAATAAAGAGTTTGAGGGAAAAAATATGCTTGATTACGAAGATGCGAAAGGTTATAAATTTGTAAAAAAAATAACCCAAACAATTAAAAATAAAAATGAAGCCTTTGATAAGTACTATTGGTATAAACCAAATAACAAAACTCACGCTTACGAAAAAATAAGTTTTTACAAATATTTTGAACCATATAATGTAGTTATTGGTACTGGTGAATATACCATGGACTTTCAAGAGAAGGTAAAGAAAAAAGTTTTAGAATGGATTACAAGATTTAGATACAACGAAAATGGATATATCTTTGTATATGATTTAAATGGTAATTGTCTGTCTGATATTAGAACAGAATGTATTGGTCAAAATAGGCTAAAAGTAAAAAATTCTAAAGGTGATTTTGTCGTAAAAGATATATTGAATTTTGCAAAGACTAATAAAGAAGGATATTTAGATTATCTATCAACCTATAATGCAAACTATAAATCATCTGCAAAAATCTCTTATATAAAACTTTTTGAGAAGTGGAATTGGGTAATTGGAAATGGTTTTTATTTAGATAGGTTAAATGAAGTAATAAAACAAAGAGAAATTGAACTTACGAAAAATAGTAAGCAAGTTATAAACAAGATACTAATTATTAGTAGTATTATGACACTTTTTTTAATAGCAATTTCTTTTTATGTATCAAATATCATTGCTACAAAATTTAAAGAATATAGAAAAAACTTAGACTTAGAAACAAAAAAAACAATTGAAAAAGAAATGCTATTAATTCAACAATCAAAAATGGCAATTATGGGAGAAATGATTGGAAATATTGCACATCAATGGAAACAGCCACTAAACTTAATAAGCATGTCAAATAGCCTTCTAAGGCTAAATAAAGAAGATGAAAGTCATAACTCTGAAGAAGAAATAAACGAAGCAATTGATAATATTGACAATTCAGTTATTCACTTAACTACTACAATTGATGATTTTAGAAACTTTTTCAATCCAAGTAAAGAGAAAACATACTTTAATATAGAAACTATTTTTGAAAAAACATTAAAATTAATTAGTTCAGAATTTAAAACTAGTAATATTGAAATTATTAAAAATATAAAGGAAACATATCTAAGTGGCTATCAAAATGAACTTTTACAAGTTTTTATAAATATTATAAAGAATGCAAAAGATGAATTTATAAAATCTCCACATAAAACTCAAAAGCAATATGTATTTATTGATGTTTTTGAAGACAATACTTTTTTATATATTAAAATAAAAGACACTAATGGTGGGATTCCTAAGGATATTTTAAGTGATGTATTTAAACCATATTTTACGACTAAAAAAGACATGGGTGGAACTGGTATTGGGCTTTATATGAGTAAACAAATCATTACAAATATGAATGGAGAAATCAATGCGACAAATGAAGAATTTCAATATAACAATGAAACTTATGTAGGTGCTCAATTTTCTATAAAACTACCAAAAAATTGTAAATAA
- a CDS encoding amidoligase family protein produces the protein MQISHQEVIEKKYLSKLFFNNKNEPRHLGIEIEYSNLSLEKSAELVSELFGGNLEKITKYELELKDTKYGNFKFELDAQLLQKMQTDNLFNKLSNIIGNMSHSIDDIVDKTSKRFVPFEIATPPIPIKDLKEADRLIESLRLNGALGTTHSLYYAFGVHFNIEPPSQNIEDVLRLFKSFLIIQKWIELQSEVDIARKVSPYINDFPKEYIKKIIDLDYKPTKEEFLQDYIKYNPTRNRILDMLPQLAFWNEKEVRKHLPKEKINPRPTYHYRLPNSKVNLFRWNLSQEFQLWVIVEILANNEKVFTKMSKEFLIQLDSPLFNKNEWIEQCHGYITDLL, from the coding sequence ATGCAAATAAGCCACCAAGAAGTAATAGAGAAGAAGTATTTGTCAAAACTTTTTTTTAATAATAAAAATGAACCAAGACATCTAGGTATTGAAATTGAGTACTCAAATCTTTCATTAGAAAAAAGTGCTGAGCTTGTGTCTGAATTATTTGGTGGAAATTTAGAAAAAATTACAAAATATGAACTTGAATTAAAAGATACTAAATATGGAAACTTTAAATTTGAACTAGATGCACAATTACTCCAAAAAATGCAAACTGATAATTTATTTAATAAACTTAGTAACATAATAGGAAATATGTCCCATAGTATAGATGATATTGTAGATAAAACATCAAAGCGATTTGTACCTTTTGAAATAGCAACTCCTCCAATACCAATTAAAGACCTAAAAGAAGCTGATAGATTAATTGAAAGTCTTAGGTTAAATGGAGCATTAGGGACTACTCATTCACTTTATTATGCCTTTGGAGTTCATTTTAATATAGAGCCACCAAGTCAAAATATTGAAGATGTACTAAGACTTTTTAAATCATTTTTAATTATTCAAAAATGGATAGAACTACAAAGTGAAGTTGATATTGCAAGAAAAGTTTCACCTTATATAAATGATTTTCCAAAAGAGTATATTAAAAAAATTATTGATTTAGATTATAAACCAACAAAAGAAGAGTTTCTGCAAGATTACATAAAATATAATCCTACAAGAAATCGTATTTTAGATATGTTGCCACAATTAGCTTTTTGGAATGAAAAAGAAGTAAGAAAACATCTTCCAAAAGAGAAAATAAATCCAAGACCTACATATCACTATCGATTACCAAATTCAAAAGTAAATCTATTTAGATGGAATCTTTCTCAAGAGTTTCAATTATGGGTAATAGTTGAAATCTTAGCAAACAATGAAAAAGTATTTACAAAAATGAGTAAAGAGTTTTTGATTCAACTTGATTCACCTTTATTTAATAAAAATGAATGGATAGAACAATGTCATGGTTACATAACAGACCTACTATAA
- a CDS encoding gamma-glutamyl-gamma-aminobutyrate hydrolase family protein — MSWLHNRPTIIVTGPKKGFVSRFFIIFSLFLCGARTKIITPNKPYDDLDMDGLLISGGNDLYNAFIEDKTCKLEDVISYKRDVLEYTLLNKAVENNKPVFGICRGYQLINIFFGGELCKDIRRDGYDYKYTPLPWKTISVTKGGILDTCLKTSNLKINTLHHQAVQKLPESFKLEAVDKYNIIQSISKKDENNLIFGVQWHPEYLFYKKQHLKIFKIFVDTVKSKLKD, encoded by the coding sequence ATGTCATGGTTACATAACAGACCTACTATAATAGTTACAGGTCCTAAAAAAGGATTTGTATCTAGGTTCTTTATAATCTTTTCTCTTTTTTTATGTGGAGCTCGTACTAAAATAATCACTCCCAATAAACCCTATGATGATTTAGATATGGATGGATTACTCATAAGTGGAGGAAATGATTTATATAATGCTTTTATTGAAGATAAAACTTGCAAATTAGAAGATGTAATATCTTATAAAAGGGATGTTTTAGAGTATACACTTTTAAATAAAGCTGTAGAAAATAATAAACCAGTTTTTGGAATATGTAGAGGATATCAACTAATAAATATATTTTTTGGAGGAGAACTTTGCAAAGACATAAGAAGAGATGGATATGATTACAAATATACTCCACTACCTTGGAAAACTATAAGTGTAACAAAAGGTGGTATTTTAGATACATGTTTAAAAACTTCAAATTTAAAGATAAATACATTACACCATCAAGCTGTACAAAAACTACCTGAATCTTTTAAATTAGAAGCAGTTGATAAATATAATATTATTCAATCAATATCAAAAAAAGATGAAAATAATTTAATATTTGGAGTACAATGGCATCCTGAATATCTTTTTTACAAAAAGCAACATTTAAAGATTTTTAAAATATTTGTGGATACTGTTAAATCTAAGTTAAAAGATTAA
- a CDS encoding AEC family transporter gives MENFILIILCIGLGYLFQILKAFPGNTPEILNKFVIYISMPAMILLEIPTMNISLTMIIPIVIAWSVMSITAVITFYVSRWLEFTKEVTGALMLVTVLGNTSFLGIPLINAYYGQEAMAYLLIYDQLGTFIFLISYATFVLTLYSGSGKTNFKIITIKVVTFPPFLSLIVGLLLMGTTLSPMVIHILKIFSNTIVPLVLVAVGLQLQFKIPAHDIKPFFVSSFIKLIIGPAIAFLICFIFGWSGLPAKVSIIEAAMPAMITAGAMASMAGLAPRLCSAIVGYGIIFSFATTGALYFMMQ, from the coding sequence ATGGAAAATTTTATACTTATTATTTTATGTATTGGATTAGGTTATTTATTTCAAATTCTTAAGGCATTCCCCGGAAATACTCCTGAGATTTTAAATAAATTTGTAATTTATATATCGATGCCAGCTATGATACTTCTTGAAATCCCTACAATGAATATATCACTTACAATGATAATCCCAATAGTAATTGCATGGAGTGTTATGAGTATTACTGCTGTTATTACTTTTTATGTTTCAAGATGGCTTGAATTTACGAAAGAAGTTACAGGTGCTTTGATGTTAGTGACTGTTTTGGGTAATACTTCATTTTTAGGTATTCCTTTAATAAATGCTTATTATGGGCAAGAGGCTATGGCTTATTTACTTATTTATGATCAACTTGGTACTTTCATATTTTTAATCAGTTATGCAACTTTTGTTTTAACTTTGTACTCAGGTAGTGGAAAAACTAATTTTAAAATTATTACTATCAAAGTTGTGACTTTCCCTCCTTTTCTTTCATTGATTGTTGGTCTTTTACTTATGGGAACAACTCTTTCACCTATGGTAATACACATATTAAAAATATTTTCAAATACAATTGTGCCCTTAGTTTTAGTAGCTGTTGGTTTACAATTACAATTTAAAATACCAGCCCATGATATTAAGCCATTTTTTGTTTCAAGTTTTATAAAACTTATTATTGGTCCAGCAATTGCTTTTCTTATTTGTTTTATATTTGGTTGGAGTGGATTACCAGCAAAAGTTTCAATTATAGAAGCTGCAATGCCTGCTATGATAACAGCAGGTGCTATGGCATCTATGGCAGGATTAGCTCCAAGATTGTGTTCTGCAATTGTAGGATATGGTATCATCTTCTCTTTTGCTACCACAGGAGCATTATATTTTATGATGCAATAA
- a CDS encoding NADPH-dependent FMN reductase, which translates to MSKIGILVASASNNRKLGDKLKELATIENVEAEVINLVDLDLPLYSTVEEERNGIPDTAKELANKILSLKAFIIVAPEYNGVMPPVLNNAMAWTSRATESWRDAFNEKIVGLATHSGGGGQKGLQAMRIQFQHLGANILARELLTTYEKPLSEDSAKIMIKQLVKLSRD; encoded by the coding sequence ATGTCAAAAATAGGAATATTAGTTGCAAGTGCAAGTAATAATAGAAAACTTGGTGATAAATTAAAAGAGTTAGCAACAATTGAAAATGTTGAAGCAGAAGTTATTAATTTAGTGGATTTAGACTTACCTCTATATAGTACTGTAGAAGAAGAAAGAAATGGAATTCCAGATACTGCAAAAGAATTAGCAAATAAAATTTTATCTCTAAAAGCATTTATTATTGTTGCTCCTGAATATAATGGAGTTATGCCACCAGTTCTTAATAATGCAATGGCATGGACTTCAAGAGCAACTGAATCTTGGAGAGATGCTTTTAATGAAAAAATTGTAGGATTAGCAACACACAGTGGTGGTGGAGGACAAAAAGGTCTTCAAGCTATGAGAATACAATTTCAGCACTTAGGTGCAAATATTTTAGCAAGAGAACTATTAACAACTTATGAAAAACCTCTAAGTGAAGATAG